A stretch of Ipomoea triloba cultivar NCNSP0323 chromosome 13, ASM357664v1 DNA encodes these proteins:
- the LOC116001044 gene encoding uncharacterized protein LOC116001044, producing the protein MWGNFTVCQGVEIDKELQSGDYPVVLGRRITVTPYQGISLSTRTDSGVEVNPFGKRADALKEWAKTNSLVIERLIVEKAHNNASKGVWVKSKITLIDNGNPTYYIGCNNCDKKINCNDEGIKFQCMFCGHANAVSIKRYRLIVELFDGTDRIQATLFNRLVDKLFSLTETENEKDGFDFQKLQKKLDTPTFAVELRCQTQDRGGMTTVYTVASICEDISTSSITGTKKKLAFGESSNPVEDSTNLPPSNVDNNYAREKRPRIE; encoded by the exons ATGTGGGGCAATTTTACGGTTTGCCAAGGAGTTGAAATTGACAAAGAGCTCCAATCAGGAGATTATCCCGTTGTTCTTGGAAGAAGGATTACTGTCACCCCATATCAAG GAATTTCCTTATCTACAAGAACGGACTCTGGTGTAGAAGTGAATCCGTTTGGTAAACGTGCTGATGCTCTTAAAGAATG GGCGAAGACTAATTCTTTAGTTATTGAAAGATTGATTGTTGAAAAAGCACATAACAATGCT TCAAAAGGAGTCTGGGTTAAATCAAAGATCACACTCATAGATAACGGAAATCCTACCTACTACATTGGTTGCAACAATTGTGATaagaaaattaattgtaatgATGAAGGTATTAAATTCCAATGTATGTTTTGTGGTCATGCAAATGCGGTTTCTATCAAGAG ataTAGACTAATTGTTGAGCTGTTTGATGGGACAGATAGAATTCAAGCTACGCTGTTTAATCGTCTTGTGGATAAGTTGTTTTCCTTGACagaaacagagaatgaaaaagaTGGCTTTGATTTTCAAAAGCTACAAAAAAAACTTGATACACCGACTTTTGCTGTGGAACTTAGGTGTCAAACCCAAGATCGGGGAGGAATGACAACGGTCTACACAGTTGCATCTATTTGTGAAGATATATCAACTTCATCAATTACCGGTACTAAAAAGAAACTTGCCTTTGGAGAATCTAGCAATCCGGTAGAAGATTCAACAAATTTACCTCCATCAAATGTTGACAATAACTATGCTAGAGAAAAACGTCCAAGAATTGAGTGA
- the LOC116001606 gene encoding L10-interacting MYB domain-containing protein-like isoform X1 produces MDGENFKWTNEYVVFFCEICIKYIRKYGRGLMKWKEIKEEFEVTAKRKIAHRSLKNKWDAMKKEWRTWKQLKREETGLGWDPSTHKISGFDEWWEKKIKENSEYKKFRNKSIDPAMDDLWSKLLEDSYANGEGCVAPTMDPQLVQPVDIEEENIESEEENRTRQGFEDLLYSQDNQHSFQLHDLEVHHGVGTEKKKEKASTLCNYNIVCHNCL; encoded by the exons atggaTGGAGAGAATTTTAAGTGGACCAACGAGTACGTAGTGTTCTTTTGTGAgatttgtatcaaatatattcgAAAGTATGGGCGTGGATTAATGAaatggaaagaaattaaagaagaatttGAAGTTACCGCCAAACGGAAAATTGCACATAGAAGTTTAAAGAATAAGTGGGATGCTATGAAAAAAGAATGGAGAACTTGGAAGCAACTGAAACGTGAAGAAACTGGTTTAGGGTGGGATCCTAGTACACATAAGATTAGTGGTTTTGATGAATGGTGGGAGAAAAAAATCAAG GAGAACTCCGAGTATAAAAAATTTCGTAATAAATCCATCGATCCTGCAATGGATGATTTGTGGTCTAAATTACTTGAAGATAGCTATGCAAATGGTGAAGGTTGTGTTGCACCCACTATGGATCCTCAATTAGTACAACCTGTGGATATTGAGgaagaaaatatagaaagtgAAGAAGAGAATAGGACTAGGCAAGGATTTGAAGATTTGTTATATTCTCAGGATAACCAACATTCTTTCCAATTGCATGATTTGGAG gTACATCATGGAGTTGgaacagaaaagaaaaaagagaaagcaAGTACTTTGTGCAATTATAACATCGTATGCCACAATTGCttatga
- the LOC116001606 gene encoding L10-interacting MYB domain-containing protein-like isoform X3 — protein MDGENFKWTNEYVVFFCEICIKYIRKYGRGLMKWKEIKEEFEVTAKRKIAHRSLKNKWDAMKKEWRTWKQLKREETGLGWDPSTHKISGFDEWWEKKIKENSEYKKFRNKSIDPAMDDLWSKLLEDSYANGEGCVAPTMDPQLVQPVDIEEENIESEEENRTRQGFEDLLYSQDNQHSFQLHDLEKLKILVLNALK, from the exons atggaTGGAGAGAATTTTAAGTGGACCAACGAGTACGTAGTGTTCTTTTGTGAgatttgtatcaaatatattcgAAAGTATGGGCGTGGATTAATGAaatggaaagaaattaaagaagaatttGAAGTTACCGCCAAACGGAAAATTGCACATAGAAGTTTAAAGAATAAGTGGGATGCTATGAAAAAAGAATGGAGAACTTGGAAGCAACTGAAACGTGAAGAAACTGGTTTAGGGTGGGATCCTAGTACACATAAGATTAGTGGTTTTGATGAATGGTGGGAGAAAAAAATCAAG GAGAACTCCGAGTATAAAAAATTTCGTAATAAATCCATCGATCCTGCAATGGATGATTTGTGGTCTAAATTACTTGAAGATAGCTATGCAAATGGTGAAGGTTGTGTTGCACCCACTATGGATCCTCAATTAGTACAACCTGTGGATATTGAGgaagaaaatatagaaagtgAAGAAGAGAATAGGACTAGGCAAGGATTTGAAGATTTGTTATATTCTCAGGATAACCAACATTCTTTCCAATTGCATGATTTGGAG AAACTCAAAATATTGGTCTTAAACGCACTCAAATGA
- the LOC116001222 gene encoding uncharacterized protein LOC116001222 has protein sequence MANRRAIESVDTTLRDIMDTDQIFGGKVVVFGGDFRQTLPVIRYGKKEDFIEASLVKSPLIWPTIRRLKLVQNICANEDPAFCEYLMKIGDGTEQLVGRDKIKIPCSFIIPFGEYKGKHVFIPRIPLEPSKDENCPIPFKRTQFPIKICFAMTINKVQGQTLDFVGIYLKEPVFSHGQLYVAMSRAKKAESVKTIIFSDDGQNKLTNITNNIVYQEILEYIS, from the exons ATGGCTAACCGTCGGGCTATTGAAAGCGTTGATACAACGCTTAGAGATATTATGGACACCGATCAAATTTTTGGAGGAAAAGTAGTTGTTTTTGGAGGTGATTTTCGACAAACATTGCCGGTAATTAGATATGGGAAGAAAGAAGATTTCATTGAAGCGAGTTTGGTTAAATCACCCTTAATTTGGCCAACTATCCGACGATTAAAATTGGTCCAAAATATTTGTGCAAACGAGGATCCGGCTTTTTGTGAGTACTTGATGAAGATTGGCGATGGAACTGAACAATTAGTTGGTCGAGACAAGATTAAGATTCCATGTTCATTCATTATTCCAT TTGGTGAATACAAAGGAAAGCATGTCTTCATTCCAAGAATTCCTCTAGAGCCATCAAAGGATGAAAATTGTCCAATACCATTTAAGAGGACACAATTTCCTATTAAAATCTGTTTTGCCATGACCATTAACAAAGTTCAAGGACAAACACTAGATTTCGTTGGAATTTACTTGAAAGAGCCGGTTTTTAGTCATGGACAATTATACGTTGCTATGTCTCGAGCAAAAAAGGCTGAATCTGTCAAGACGATTATATTCAGCGATGACGGTCAAAACAAACTCACCAATATCACAAACAATATTGTTTATCAAGAAATCCTCGAGTACATTTCTTAG
- the LOC116001221 gene encoding uncharacterized protein LOC116001221, protein MDAMSLVQRFGKPDLFITVTCNPNWPEIKELLKYVDEPQNRPDLLARVFHARLEELKNDIFKRHIFGEVAAYAYVIEFQKRGLPHAHFLIILKSKFKITTPAHCDRFISAEIPNKETEPHLYNMVKKHMIHGPCGSLNPNCPCMLHHQQQVAPSCKNKYPRSFNDETTFDENSYPIYRRMDTSAYVVVRGHQLDNRWVVPYNPYLLAKFDCHINVEVCAGIRCVKYIYKYIYKGHDRISLSLYVGADVHEFDEIKEYQSARWVSPPEAAWRIYAFPISKIRPAVVHLQVHLQNYQYINFHGNDRLVNIVEDDFASRTMLTQFFYMTRVDEVAKKLNLLYIQFPEYFVWNNQKKLWTQRKKKEVIGRLVTVNPTEGERYYLRLLLMNVRTPKSFDNIKTVNGNQAVTFREAAENLGLLSGDHIVEKCLDEAVLYQMPSSFRRLFATLLIFCDISNPRNLWNKFKSYMCEDLLRTRLHTDDEVQLMVLQLIANAVEKMGKKIDDFNLVDNRLSMSTQEKEDREIAAEYNIQVSEYDLLCVEKLNVEQRNAFDTIMASIISNSAGVYFIDGPGGTGKTFLYKCLLATVRSRKWIALATASSGIAASILPGGRTAHSTFKIPIDGDDKYVCNIGKRTAEATLLKKM, encoded by the coding sequence ATGGATGCCATGTCACTTGTGCAACGATTTGGCAAGCCTGATCTATTTATAACAGTCACATGTAATCCTAATTGGCCTGAGATTAAAGAACTTCTCAAATATGTCGATGAACCACAAAATAGGCCAGACCTTCTAGCTCGTGTTTTCCATGCTAGACTTGAAGAGctaaaaaatgacatatttaagAGACACATTTTTGGAGAAGTCGCAGCATATGCATATGTGATTGAGTTTCAAAAAAGGGGACTTCCACATGCTCACTTTCTAATCATTTTGAAGAGCAAATTCAAAATTACAACTCCTGCTCATTGTGACAGATTCATATCTGCTGAGATTCCTAATAAAGAAACTGAACCCCACTTATACAATATGGTCAAAAAGCATATGATTCATGGTCCGTGTGGTTCTCTAAATCCTAATTGTCCTTGTATGCTTCACCACCAACAACAAGTTGCTCCATCTTGCAAAAATAAGTATCCTCGATCCTTTAACGATGAGACTACATTTGACGAAAACTCCTACCCTATATATCGTAGGATGGACACTTCAGCATATGTTGTGGTCAGAGGTCATCAGCTTGATAATAGGTGGGTTGTCCCTTATAATCCATATTTGTTGGCGAAATTTGATTGTCATATAAATGTTGAAGTATGTGCTGGGATCAGATGtgtgaagtatatatataaatatatatacaagggacACGACAGAATTAGCCTAAGTTTATATGTTGGTGCTGATGTTCATGAGTTTGATGAGATTAAAGAATACCAAAGTGCAAGATGGGTTTCACCACCTGAAGCGGCTTGGAGAATATATGCCTTCCCAATTTCCAAAATAAGGCCTGCAGTTGTGCACTTACAAGTTCATCTACAAAACTATCAGTACATTAATTTTCACGGCAATGACAGGTTGGTTAATATAGTTGAAGATGACTTCGCTTCTCGCACAATGTTAACACAATTTTTCTACATGACTCGTGTAGATGAAGttgcaaaaaaattaaacttgctTTATATTCAATTTCCGGAATATTTTGTGTGGAACAATCAAAAAAAATTGTGGacacagagaaagaagaaagaagtcaTAGGTAGACTTGTGACAGTCAATCCAACTGAAGGAGAGCGTTACTATTTACGCTTATTACTGATGAATGTTAGGACACCCAAATCGTTTGACAACATAAAAACTGTCAATGGCAATCAAGCAGTAACTTTTCGTGAGGCAGCTGAAAATTTGGGTCTCTTATCTGGGGATCATATTGTCGAGAAGTGTCTAGATGAAGCAGTATTATACCAGATGCCATCAAGTTTTAGGAGATTATTTGCAACTCTTCTAATTTTTTGTGATATCTCAAACCCTCGCAACTTGTGGAATAAATTTAAGTCATACATGTGTGAAGATCTACTCAGGACAAGACTACACACTGATGATGAAGTCCAACTAATGGTGCTTCAATTAATTGCAAATGCAGTGGAAAAAATGGGGAAGAAAATTGATGACTTTAACTTGGTTGATAACAGGTTATCTATGTCAACCCAAGAAAAGGAGGATAGAGAAATTGCAGCTGAGTATAACATACAAGTAAGTGAATATGACTTGCTTTGTGTGGAAAAATTAAATGTTGAGCAACGCAACGCATTTGATACAATTATGGCAAGTATCATTTCAAACTCGGCTGGAGTTTATTTCATAGATGGTCCAGGTGGTACTGGTAAGACATTCCTATACAAATGCTTATTAGCTACTGTCAGGTCTAGAAAATGGATAGCACTTGCAACTGCAAGTTCAGGAATTGCAGCATCAATTCTACCCGGTGGTCGTACAGCTCATTCTACGTTCAAAATACCAATTGATGGAGATGATAAGTATGTATGCAATATTGGAAAACGAACCGCAGAAGCtaccttattaaaaaaaatgtag
- the LOC116001606 gene encoding L10-interacting MYB domain-containing protein-like isoform X2, which translates to MDGENFKWTNEYVVFFCEICIKYIRKYGRGLMKWKEIKEEFEVTAKRKIAHRSLKNKWDAMKKEWRTWKQLKREETGLGWDPSTHKISGFDEWWEKKIKENSEYKKFRNKSIDPAMDDLWSKLLEDSYANGEGCVAPTMDPQLVQPVDIEEENIESEEENRTRQGFEDLLYSQDNQHSFQLHDLEVDESSFWNNFMSEKLKILVLNALK; encoded by the exons atggaTGGAGAGAATTTTAAGTGGACCAACGAGTACGTAGTGTTCTTTTGTGAgatttgtatcaaatatattcgAAAGTATGGGCGTGGATTAATGAaatggaaagaaattaaagaagaatttGAAGTTACCGCCAAACGGAAAATTGCACATAGAAGTTTAAAGAATAAGTGGGATGCTATGAAAAAAGAATGGAGAACTTGGAAGCAACTGAAACGTGAAGAAACTGGTTTAGGGTGGGATCCTAGTACACATAAGATTAGTGGTTTTGATGAATGGTGGGAGAAAAAAATCAAG GAGAACTCCGAGTATAAAAAATTTCGTAATAAATCCATCGATCCTGCAATGGATGATTTGTGGTCTAAATTACTTGAAGATAGCTATGCAAATGGTGAAGGTTGTGTTGCACCCACTATGGATCCTCAATTAGTACAACCTGTGGATATTGAGgaagaaaatatagaaagtgAAGAAGAGAATAGGACTAGGCAAGGATTTGAAGATTTGTTATATTCTCAGGATAACCAACATTCTTTCCAATTGCATGATTTGGAGGTAGATGAGTCTTCATTTTGGAATAATTTCATGAGTGAG AAACTCAAAATATTGGTCTTAAACGCACTCAAATGA